One Carya illinoinensis cultivar Pawnee chromosome 5, C.illinoinensisPawnee_v1, whole genome shotgun sequence genomic window, acaaaaaataaatagtaagcaGTGGCCATAGATCCAAGCATTCAAGTAGGTGAAGCTGAACACTATCACAATCCATAGCAAACAAGCATTGTTTTACAAGTGTATAACAATAAAACCAGcatcgaaaaaataaaaagcaggATTAAGGCTATCAATGGTGTAGTAAAGAAGTCCCATGTAAGCATCTTCACTGTATCTTGCCCAATTCGGGAATGACCTTTAAATGatagaaataatatttcaagTTAACAAGGTTTTCATTTCTGCAACTCTAGACTCTTGCACAATTCCAAAAGTCTAGCCAGAATTATATTTAGAATGCTTCTCCATTTTGCTGCGTAAGTCCCCAAGCAATTCAAGTTAGGGTCCAATGTCGTGAATGAAATCCCACCTATAGATTTGCACAAGGTGCCAAGGACACCTTATACAGCTTATCATTTTGAAGGCCAATTTCCTTATGCGGGATGTACGGTAACATTTACAtgcaatgaaaaataatgagttGTTTGTTAATTTCAGAATATCCAACAAAGGTTTATAGTTGTTTCAAGGTGAATTATTTCTTGGTATTTATACATTCACATATCATCATGTACAACAATAATAGTACTtcattgatattgttattttgacCGATATGCATTACCTAGTTGTTGGGAACCATTGATCCATATACACCACCAATAATTTGTGAACAACTTTAGGATTGTGTATAAGAGCTTCGAACTGTAAAGGTTTTGAGAAGTAGAGTATCTAAAGAATTGACCTGTTTAACAACAATAAACAGGTGACATGAAAAATGTTATGATCCTGtaaaaatgcataaaatgatcaaatattatatttggGCTCTGACATTGAATTTGAAATAAGCAGCTTGCTCTCAAGCCCCTTTCTCCTCTAAACCCAATACAATTATTATACTACTATGCCTCACCAAATAAAAAGTGCAATATAAAGATGAAGCCCATTATGTGCTTAGCTTCCCCAATGCATAGGTTTATCAAATACCATTCCTCTGGTTTACAATAATTTTCATACGACTCTTgatcattaataaattttaacttgataaaaaaatagttttacctCTGGAAATTCTGTCAAAACGGCTACCTTTGTTGCAGCTTTAGCTTTTAGCAATCTAGATGGAGAAGATGGAGATGCCCCTAAGTAAGAAACTTGAATGAATCTCATGATACCACCATGTTTTTTGCAATCTGCACAAGTTAATGCgtatgagaaagaaaatgatggaaactctatgtcccacagaaaaaagaaatatcatcAAACACTCAATCTGCAACAATTATCTTACAAATCCATTATCCAGGtacacacaaaaataaacattgtGCCTATTCTCTTTTTGCCCCCAGCAAAGAGATTTTTGGCTGATAATTTAACTGCTAATGCAATCTTCGACCCAGTTTCTGAATTTACTCTCTTGTTTCTACTAATTGAAAGTCAAATTAGAAAGCAAGCCAGATAACTAAAACCCAAAAAACCATCAGATCATAAAGACCACAAAAACCATCAGATCATAAGTagataagacaaaaaaaaaaaaaaaaaaaaaaaaggagaaagacaAGCTATGAGAGAGATAAGGATACTTTCCACTACGAAACAAATCCAAGAGTTGGCATTGGGATAACTGGAAATAAAAGTTCATCTGAAGCCTGATCTAAAATCCCAAACTCCAAATTTGCCCAAAAATATAACCACAATCAATTATTGTCCATATATAGCAGTTAAAAGAATTActcttgaaataaatttaacaaaaaaaaaagcccaagaCCCATGTACCTCTGAAAGAGTAGCGATATTCAGTTCTCCCGAGCCAGAAATAGGTGGAAGCACACTTTTTGGTGTCCTTGAGTGAATGAAAATAGAGGAAAACAAGAGAGACAAGATAGAGacttaaaaaaaccaaaacagagaGAGCCGAGGAGGATTTAGCATCTACGGTCACATATTCAATCTCAAAATCTCTTTCTGGGGAGGAGGAGCTTGCAAAACCAAACCAAAGAAATAACATTAAATTTCAGATAAAGATTTCGGTGAAGAAAGGGATAAAGATCATCACCATCAGATCTATCTGGTACTTTTGTTCTTGGTGACTCTCAGCCATATCTCGATCTCATCCTGAGTTGAGGAGGGCGACTTGGAAGACGATTTCGGTGGCCGTGGTTTGGGACCATTAGGCTTCTACAACGGTAGAGAACCTCGTTAATAAACCACGAATCGAAAGAAAAAGCACATGGGAATCAAAGGGAAGATTGGAAGCTTTTGGGATTTTTGAATCGGGAAAATGGAATTCCAATCGCGTGAACTTTTGCATTATCGCTCGCTTACAATTCTTTAACGGACGGATTTAGACGacggcgttaattttaacggtaaaacaataaaaaccgttaaaccaataaaattctgttagatagacactttttatatataaagatatataataaGTTAGTAGCTTATTTatctgaaaaaagaaaatataaaattaaagaaaggtaaaaaaataagataaaaaaaatctaaactgtACTGGTCTGCATCcatattgaattatctatttagtttttatataataataaaatattattaatttaataattttttaaaatttttatttttatcacattttatagttttactaattaaaatattaataataattatattctaattaaattattaattaatattatatattgagagtttaagtattttattagttaaatttacttaaagttaaattttacaatGAGAATACTCTAAAGTGTTTcagttaaatttattaatagttgCGGATGATCTTATTCTATTCGGCTCTGCCTCTGCCCAAAACTTCAGTTCCTTCCTTCACTGTTTCGATAAATACTCTGAGTGGTCTGGTCAAAGAGTTAACAAAAACAAATCTTCTATCCATTTCAGCAATTTACCCCATCCAACTCAATCAAAAACATTAAAGCCATTATGGACTTCAAATTAGCTCCAAACAATCTCAAATATCTTGATTTACATTTGAACCTTGATAAAAACAACAGAAAGCTCTTTGAGGGGGTTAaggaaaaaattcaaaacaaattggCAAGTTGGAAAGCAAAGCTCCTTTCACAAGTAGGACGGACCACTCTAATTAGAACAGTTGCCAGCTCAATCTCATCTTATATGATGTCAAGCATCATGTTTCCTAAAAATGTAGCCAAAAGCCTGGACAAATCTTTCATGAGGTTCTAGTGGGGTTTTGACCCCAAAAAACCTCACAATTTTACTCCAAAATCATGGAGTTCTATTTGTAAACCCAAGTccatgggtggtttaggactgAGGCTATGCTCCAACTTCAATAAAGCTCTTATTTGTAAGCTGGGCTGGTCTCTTGTTAACTCTGATACAAGCTTATGGAAATCTGTTCTATCAAATAACTACCTTAAAACAAGCTCATGGTCAGAAATCTCGATTAAACCAAGTGATTCAAGGATCTGGAAAGGCCTCTCAAATCAAAGAGAATTTTTATTTGCTAGCTTTTGTAAGCAAATAAACAATGGCACAAGCACTTCTGTTTGGTACGATCCTTGGATCCCTTCCTTACCTTGCTCTATTCCAATCCCTTCCTCCCCTGATATCCAGCAGGACCCTGATCTAAAAGTCTCTGAACTCACCCTTGAACAGCCTAGGAGATGGAATACTCTCATTTTGCAAGCCCTCTTCTCAGTGGAAACTGTAAATGAGATCTAAAAAATTCCTCTCTTACAGTATAATTATCATTCTATGAATGATAAGGTCAGGTGGAAGCACCACTCGAGCGGTAAGTTTTCGGTTAAATCTGCATATGCAGCTTTATGCCTACAAACTCACTTGCAAGACAgtgaaaattctcaaaatccCTGAAAAAAAATTTGGTCCCTACACATTCAAGATAGGCTTAAGTTGTTTGTTTGGAAAATCTACAACAATATTCTACCTACTAGATCCTTGCTTAAGCGCTGTATTTCTTTGAATGAAGACCAATCCCTTTGTCTTCTCTGCCTTTCGGAAGAAGAAACTCCTTCTCATTTATTCCTTAGATGCTCATATACCAGGATCTTGTGGCGTCAATCCCCTTGGCCCTTAAATGTGGAAGACATAGTTGGACAAGATATCAATAATTGGGTCTTGACTATCCTTGATCCTGAGCATACTCTGAATATTAACACTCAAGAAACTCATGAAATCCAAATCTTTGCTATACTAGCGATGGACTGTTTGTGGTTccaaaggaataaaaaaattcataagtcCGAACAAATTTCTGTGGACCTTTTTGTTAAACTTGTCCACAAACTCTTCCAAGAACACAAAAGAGCATGGGAACAGAAATTTATGAGTGATAATCCAAGTTGGAAAACCCCTACTAGCAACCAGATCTCAATCTCCTTTGATGTGGCAGTTAAAAACTCAGGAAGTACAGCAGTGGCAGTTTGTAGAGATCATACAGGGAACATTTTAGGGTGTGTCACAGAGTTTTCCAGTAATCGTAACCCAAACAATGGAGAAGTTTTAACTACTTTTATTGGGATCAGATTAGCCAACAAATATGGATGGAAGAAAGTAAAAATTGAAGGGGACTCTCAAGTAGTAATATCAGCATTGAACAACCCTCTTAACACTTCTGACTGGACAACAGAAAATTTGATCAGTGATTCAAGAGTTCTCCTAAGCAACTTTGAAAGTTGGGAAGCAGTACAGATTCACCGGGCTCAGAATCGGTGCGCGCACTCTATGGCGCAATGGGCATCTTCAAATGCTAAATTTGGAGAAATACCCAGAATAAAAATTCCACAATGCTTGCTGAATTTTCATAGTGGAAAAGACCCTCTCACTTgtagtttgtatttttaatatgtttcaTATGTCTAGTATGGTTTGTAATAATAGGAGTAGATGAATGCTatgtatcttttaattttataagtaATGAAAGTAATCTAtagttggaagaaaaaaaaaaagtcattttaacttttttttatttaaaaaaattgaaacaaaaataaacgaAAATGAGTACACTGTCAGAACAAAAAAGACATGAAAAAAAGACATCAATTTATGTGCACTGCAGGGCTATTAAGAGCCTTTTGGTATAATAGGATCCTTAATTAAATTCTGCAATGGAGATACACATCAAATGGTCTAGGGTCTTAAGAGCCTTTTGGTAAAATAAGACTTAACGGacttaacggaaaaacaagaaaagttaacgaaaaaataacaaaagttaCTATTCACAGTTAGATAGCcacttaattataatataatagatatatggTGCTACAACCTCACGAAGTTCTTGGTGCTTGTTTGGAAAGTAagatcatctcattttatctcaaaattttttataatttcatttctaaacatcactaaaatttaaatatttttcaatttcaattcttcaactttttcatctaatcattacaat contains:
- the LOC122309728 gene encoding uncharacterized protein LOC122309728; this translates as MLFLWFGFASSSSPERDFEIEYVTVDAKSSSALSVLVFLSLYLVSLVFLYFHSLKDTKKCASTYFWLGRTEYRYSFRDCKKHGGIMRFIQVSYLGASPSSPSRLLKAKAATKVAVLTEFPEVNSLDTLLLKTFTVRSSYTQS